One window of Phycisphaerae bacterium genomic DNA carries:
- a CDS encoding serine/threonine protein kinase: MATRDHEKLESLFCAALEKDSWAERSAFLAEACGDDSALRAHVEGLLSAHERVGSFLDVPAVDPDATLKSQPTNELIGTRIGHYRLLQEIGEGGFGVVYLAEQEQPVRRKVALKIIKLGMDTREVIARFEAERQALALMDHPNIARVLDGGATEAGRPYFVMELVKGVRITNYCDEHKLPLAERLRLFLPVCHAIQHAHQKGIIHRDLKPSNVLVTIQDDQPVAKVIDFGIAKATSQRLTEKTLFTGFQQFLGTPEYMSPDQLAGGALDVDTRTDIYSLGVLLYELLVGATPFDSATLRQSSFDEIKRIIREVEPPKLTLRVQTLLARGPDIAVRRQCLPAALPRLLHGDLDWITMKALEKDRTRRYATAKDLADDIERHLRHEPVVAGPPGVTYRVGKFIRRHRVGVLASAIVIAALLSGLSLATTALIQVNRARDALEFERDAAQQARVRAQEHQVRAEAAAAEARKQADRSATINAFLQEMLRSVDPSQALGREVSVRYALDEAARKIEQGALAAQPEVEAAIRMTLGETYAALGLYPVAETHLRAAQETQVRVLGAEHHETLRASRALAGVLRVRGQFAEAEALLRATAATQRRVLGEEHPDTLATMTELALALWGPGRFEEAEVIHRQTLGIQQRVLGEEDRQTIESAAHLGAVCRVLGRLDEAERLLQRALDLSRRTLGEEHPTTADVLTNLGLLREDQRDSAAAEAVFRRAYEIDCQVLGTDHPRTLIAMNNLLRVLQVAGNLDAIRPLIAERLARLQRAAERPTADAAALHAYAWELLHCEPADLRDAQAALPVARRAVELDGGQDAGLLETLALAYRANGDLRQAVDAQRRALAQARAGGPYDRKELEAQLAEYLFESGDFVAAASASWEGLAARLGPALNIHPAPGADVVRRSEALLRDGRYDEAVALLRGCVALREKSLPAGSWLIAETNSQLGAALAASGKLAEAEPLLLGACAALVAREGVPVDNQRRAVSRVVRLYETWGKPAQATEWRQKLEALSGAARDGG; this comes from the coding sequence GTGGCGACGCGGGATCACGAAAAGCTGGAGAGCCTGTTCTGTGCGGCGTTGGAGAAGGACTCCTGGGCCGAGCGGAGCGCGTTCCTCGCTGAGGCGTGCGGCGACGATTCCGCACTGCGCGCGCACGTCGAGGGATTGCTCAGCGCGCACGAGCGCGTCGGCTCGTTCCTGGACGTGCCCGCCGTCGACCCGGACGCGACCCTGAAAAGCCAACCCACCAACGAGTTGATCGGGACGCGGATCGGTCATTACCGGCTGTTGCAGGAAATCGGGGAGGGCGGCTTCGGCGTTGTCTACTTGGCCGAGCAGGAGCAGCCGGTTCGCCGGAAGGTCGCGCTGAAAATCATCAAGCTGGGCATGGACACGCGCGAGGTCATCGCCCGCTTCGAAGCGGAGCGGCAGGCGCTGGCGCTGATGGATCACCCGAACATTGCCCGCGTGCTCGATGGCGGCGCGACCGAGGCCGGCCGGCCGTACTTCGTGATGGAGCTGGTGAAGGGGGTGCGGATCACCAACTACTGCGACGAGCACAAGTTGCCGCTGGCGGAGCGGCTGCGCCTGTTCCTGCCGGTTTGCCATGCGATCCAGCACGCGCACCAGAAGGGCATCATTCACCGCGACCTGAAGCCCAGCAACGTGTTGGTGACGATCCAGGACGACCAGCCGGTCGCGAAGGTCATCGACTTCGGCATTGCCAAGGCGACCAGCCAGCGGCTCACCGAGAAGACGCTCTTCACCGGGTTCCAGCAATTCCTCGGCACGCCCGAGTACATGAGCCCGGACCAGCTCGCAGGCGGCGCGCTGGATGTCGACACGCGCACCGACATTTATTCACTGGGCGTGTTGCTGTACGAGCTGCTGGTCGGGGCGACGCCGTTCGATTCGGCCACGCTGCGGCAATCGTCGTTTGACGAAATCAAGCGGATTATTCGCGAGGTCGAGCCGCCCAAGCTGACCCTGCGCGTCCAGACTCTGCTCGCCCGGGGCCCGGACATCGCCGTCCGTCGGCAGTGCCTGCCGGCCGCGTTGCCGCGCCTGCTGCACGGCGATCTGGACTGGATCACGATGAAGGCGCTCGAGAAGGACCGCACGCGGCGCTATGCCACGGCCAAGGACCTGGCGGACGACATCGAGCGGCACCTGCGGCACGAACCGGTGGTCGCCGGCCCGCCGGGCGTCACGTACCGCGTGGGCAAGTTCATCCGGCGGCACCGGGTCGGTGTGCTGGCGAGTGCGATCGTCATTGCGGCGCTGCTGAGTGGGCTCTCGCTCGCGACGACGGCGCTGATCCAGGTGAATCGCGCCCGCGACGCGCTGGAGTTTGAGCGCGACGCGGCCCAGCAGGCGCGCGTCAGGGCCCAGGAGCACCAGGTGCGCGCCGAGGCGGCCGCCGCCGAGGCCCGGAAGCAGGCCGACCGGTCCGCGACCATCAACGCGTTTCTCCAGGAGATGCTGCGGTCGGTCGATCCGAGCCAGGCGCTGGGCCGCGAGGTCAGCGTGCGCTACGCGCTGGACGAGGCGGCCCGCAAGATCGAGCAGGGCGCCCTGGCCGCGCAGCCGGAAGTCGAGGCGGCGATCCGCATGACCCTCGGTGAGACGTACGCCGCCCTCGGGCTGTACCCGGTCGCCGAGACGCACCTGCGGGCCGCGCAGGAGACCCAAGTGCGCGTGCTGGGCGCGGAGCACCACGAGACGCTGCGGGCCAGCCGTGCGCTGGCCGGCGTGCTGCGCGTCCGCGGCCAGTTCGCCGAGGCCGAAGCGCTCCTGCGCGCCACGGCAGCGACGCAGCGGCGGGTGCTGGGCGAAGAGCACCCGGACACGCTGGCGACGATGACCGAGCTCGCGCTGGCGCTTTGGGGTCCGGGCCGGTTCGAGGAAGCAGAGGTCATTCACCGCCAGACGCTGGGCATCCAGCAGCGCGTGCTTGGCGAGGAAGATCGCCAGACGATCGAGTCCGCGGCGCATCTCGGCGCAGTTTGTCGGGTACTCGGCCGGCTCGACGAAGCCGAGCGCCTGCTGCAGCGGGCACTCGACCTGAGCCGCCGCACGCTTGGCGAAGAGCACCCGACCACCGCGGATGTGCTGACCAACCTCGGGCTGCTTCGGGAGGACCAGCGCGACAGCGCCGCGGCCGAGGCGGTCTTCCGCCGGGCCTATGAAATCGATTGTCAGGTCCTGGGGACCGACCATCCGCGGACGTTGATCGCGATGAACAACCTGCTGCGGGTCCTGCAGGTGGCGGGCAATTTGGACGCGATCCGCCCGCTGATCGCCGAGCGTCTCGCCCGGCTGCAGCGCGCGGCGGAGCGTCCCACGGCCGATGCAGCCGCGCTGCACGCCTATGCTTGGGAGCTGCTGCACTGCGAGCCGGCCGATCTGCGTGATGCTCAGGCGGCCCTCCCGGTCGCCCGGCGTGCCGTCGAGCTGGACGGCGGCCAGGACGCGGGGCTGCTGGAGACGCTGGCCCTGGCATACCGGGCGAATGGCGACCTGCGGCAGGCCGTCGACGCGCAGCGGCGCGCGCTCGCCCAGGCCCGGGCGGGCGGGCCGTACGACCGCAAGGAGCTCGAGGCGCAGCTCGCTGAGTACCTCTTCGAGAGCGGCGATTTCGTCGCGGCGGCCAGCGCGTCCTGGGAGGGGCTGGCGGCGCGGCTGGGCCCCGCGCTCAACATCCACCCGGCGCCCGGCGCGGACGTCGTCCGCCGCAGCGAAGCGCTCCTGCGCGACGGGCGCTACGACGAGGCCGTCGCGCTCCTGCGCGGGTGCGTCGCCCTGCGGGAAAAGTCGTTGCCCGCGGGCAGTTGGCTGATTGCCGAAACCAACAGCCAGTTGGGGGCCGCGCTCGCGGCGAGCGGCAAGCTCGCGGAGGCGGAGCCGCTGCTGCTGGGGGCGTGCGCGGCCCTGGTGGCGCGCGAGGGGGTACCCGTCGACAACCAGCGCCGGGCCGTGAGCCGGGTCGTGCGACTTTATGAGACCTGGGGCAAGCCGGCCCAGGCGACCGAGTGGCGCCAGAAGCTCGAAGCCCTGTCCGGCGCGGCCCGCGACGGGGGCTGA
- a CDS encoding sigma-70 family RNA polymerase sigma factor, translating to MTEVTRILEELRRGDRAAVDRLLVAVYDELRRLAAAKLAHERPGQTLQATALVHEAYLRLLGGSGAEFDNSAHFFTAAAEAMRRILVECARRKARIKRGGGRPGREIDEADAIVMPDSIDLVALDEALGKLSGEDPVKAELVKLRYFAGLTVEQAGRVLGISRATADRYWTFARTWLYYEVAKGDQPEAKT from the coding sequence ATGACCGAAGTCACGCGCATTCTCGAAGAACTGCGAAGGGGCGACCGGGCCGCGGTGGACCGGCTCCTGGTCGCGGTCTACGACGAGCTGCGCCGGCTGGCGGCGGCGAAGCTCGCGCATGAGCGGCCGGGCCAGACGCTCCAGGCGACGGCGCTGGTGCACGAGGCGTACCTGCGGTTGCTGGGCGGTAGTGGGGCGGAATTCGACAACAGCGCGCATTTCTTCACGGCGGCGGCCGAGGCGATGCGGCGGATCCTGGTCGAGTGTGCGCGGCGGAAGGCGCGAATCAAGCGCGGCGGGGGGCGACCGGGCCGAGAGATCGACGAAGCGGATGCGATCGTCATGCCCGACTCGATCGACCTCGTGGCGCTCGACGAGGCGCTGGGGAAGCTGAGTGGCGAGGACCCCGTGAAAGCCGAGCTGGTGAAGCTGCGTTACTTCGCGGGCCTGACCGTGGAGCAGGCGGGGCGGGTGCTGGGCATTTCGCGGGCGACGGCTGATCGATATTGGACGTTCGCCCGCACGTGGTTGTATTACGAGGTGGCGAAGGGCGACCAGCCCGAAGCGAAGACATAA
- the carA gene encoding glutamine-hydrolyzing carbamoyl-phosphate synthase small subunit — protein sequence MRCKLALENGCIFAGQAFGAAGTRAGEVVFNTALTGYQEVFTDPSYCRQIVTMTYPLLGNTGINPEDFEAREPFLAGVVIKELPRRPSNYRATRALDDFLAKHGIVGLADVDTRALTRRLRISGALRGVLSTEIDDDLELVRRAQAAEPMSGANLVPQVATKEVAAWDQPLVRLGDEPAPPRPTAAARIVALDCGIKHNILRHLAEWGGLLTVVPASASAAEIRALRPAGLLVGNGPGDPAAVTDLIATLRSLLGAVPMLGICLGHQLLALAMGAQTYKLSFGHHGANMPVLNRVSGRVEITSQNHGFAVDAASLERAGGTVTHVNLNDGSLEGYLHRDHRIACVQFHPEASPGPHDAGYLFRRFVEGVGTGGDIAAVFAAADRAG from the coding sequence ATGCGCTGCAAGCTCGCCCTGGAGAACGGCTGCATCTTCGCCGGGCAGGCCTTCGGCGCGGCGGGCACACGCGCTGGCGAGGTCGTCTTCAACACCGCCCTGACCGGCTACCAGGAAGTGTTTACCGATCCGTCGTATTGCCGACAGATCGTGACCATGACGTATCCGCTGCTGGGCAACACCGGCATCAATCCGGAGGACTTCGAGGCGCGGGAGCCGTTCCTCGCCGGCGTGGTCATCAAGGAGCTGCCCCGGCGACCGAGCAACTACCGCGCGACGCGCGCCCTGGACGATTTCCTGGCGAAACACGGCATCGTCGGCCTGGCCGATGTCGACACGCGGGCGCTGACACGCCGGCTGCGGATCAGCGGGGCGTTGCGCGGCGTGCTGTCCACGGAGATCGACGACGATCTGGAGTTGGTGCGCCGGGCGCAGGCCGCCGAGCCGATGAGCGGTGCGAACCTCGTTCCACAGGTCGCGACGAAAGAGGTCGCCGCGTGGGATCAGCCGCTGGTGCGACTCGGCGATGAACCTGCCCCGCCGCGCCCGACGGCAGCCGCGCGCATCGTTGCCCTCGATTGCGGAATCAAGCACAACATTTTGCGGCACCTGGCCGAGTGGGGTGGCTTGCTCACGGTCGTTCCCGCGTCGGCCAGCGCTGCCGAGATCCGCGCGCTGCGGCCCGCCGGGCTGCTGGTGGGCAACGGACCCGGCGATCCGGCGGCGGTGACCGATCTGATTGCCACGCTGCGGAGCCTGCTGGGTGCGGTGCCGATGCTGGGCATCTGTCTGGGGCACCAGCTTCTGGCGCTGGCCATGGGGGCGCAGACCTACAAGCTGAGCTTTGGCCATCACGGGGCCAACATGCCCGTGCTCAACCGCGTCAGCGGGCGCGTCGAGATCACGAGCCAGAACCACGGTTTTGCGGTGGATGCCGCGTCGCTGGAGCGTGCCGGCGGCACTGTCACGCATGTGAATCTCAATGACGGCAGCCTCGAAGGCTATCTCCACCGCGACCACCGCATCGCCTGCGTCCAGTTCCACCCGGAGGCCAGCCCCGGGCCGCATGACGCCGGCTACCTATTCCGCCGGTTCGTGGAAGGGGTGGGGACGGGCGGCGACATCGCGGCGGTGTTTGCGGCGGCGGACCGGGCCGGATGA
- the carB gene encoding carbamoyl-phosphate synthase large subunit, which produces MPRRPDIQRVLIIGSGPIIIGQGCEFDYSGTQACRALRDEGIAVVLLNSNPATIMTDPELAERTYLEPITPEVLDQILAREAARGTPVDSILPTLGGQTGLNTALAAHEHGILARHHVRLIGADCDTIRRAEDRDEFKRTVNSVGIDCPRSDIATSYEQACRVLEVIPLPACIRPAYTLGGTGGGMAHNAAEFEALVRDGLAQSPIGQVLIEEDLTGWKEFELEMMRDRRDNVVVVCSIENLDPMGVHTGDSVTVAPAQTLTDREYQRMRDAAIAIMRAVGVDTGGSNIQFAVHPQTGRMLAIEMNPRVSRSSALASKATGYPIAKIATKLAIGYTLDELHNDITRNTSACFEPSIDYCVVKMPRFAFEKFPEADETLTTSMKSVGEAMAIGRTFKEAFQKAIRSMEIKRPGYGLHPGDKWFDALQPEAATSEPDVVWIDAFGHESGPQGAFGGTSLSEPPADTQEHAVTHWPVPADVLEQKLRTPCQGRLYYIRYAFKLGWTVEQIHALTHIDPWFLDQLADLVEFEERLLRTPTGNGGGLRTTPELVQTYQQAKARGYSDAQLGHIWRLEAAALRRLRQQLDRPKFKLVDTCAAEFEAQTPYYYSTHERPLAQVVRSADAVRELRRLHESGRKTDLGVAIRGLGIDGAYRARPLDDEHVLVELHDDELRATDKPKVVILGGGPNRIGQGIEFDYCCVHAALAARAQGFETVMINSNPETVSTDYDISDLLFFEPLTHEDVLNICERLNGQPFGANATGNRVVGVVVQFGGQTPLNLAAGLQEAHVPILGTTPGSIHLAEDRERFQQMLQELGLRQPANGIAFSRGQAAEVAERLGYPVLVRPSYVLGGRGMQVCNHAGDVNRYIDGALGATDREVQLSRSSPILIEKFLLDAIEVDVDAIADYGYPGRDPSSGRCDICGIMEHIEEAGIHSGDSCCVLPPYSLSPALVDELKYQVKVMARRLGVCGLMNVQFAIQGGTVYVIEVNPRASRTIPFVSKATGVPWAQIATQVMLGRSLDEALARTNLPAATVVAGTPAGRRADARATSAAAPRHFAVKAPVFPFKKLQTVDFALGPEMKSTGEVMGIDPSYALAFAKALLAAGLRLPTTGRVLVSVCDADKPRVISIARELHELGFEIFSTLKTRDVLLEHHIPAVLVSKHDGRGAPFLLEKINARELDLLINTPIHTGSATEEGRWRVASIRLGIPLITTLAGARAAVDAIKALRAQKMEVAALQDYLSGGWPARAVVAAPEGVH; this is translated from the coding sequence AGGCGACCGGACATCCAGCGGGTGCTGATCATCGGCAGCGGCCCGATCATCATCGGCCAGGGCTGTGAGTTCGACTATTCCGGCACCCAGGCCTGCCGGGCGCTCCGGGACGAAGGCATCGCGGTTGTGCTGCTCAACAGCAACCCCGCGACGATCATGACCGACCCGGAGCTGGCTGAGCGGACCTACCTGGAGCCGATCACGCCCGAAGTGCTCGACCAGATCCTCGCCCGCGAGGCCGCGCGTGGCACGCCAGTGGATTCCATTCTGCCAACCCTTGGCGGCCAGACGGGCCTGAACACCGCGCTGGCGGCGCACGAGCACGGCATTCTGGCGCGCCACCACGTGCGGCTGATCGGCGCCGACTGCGACACGATCCGCCGAGCGGAGGACCGCGACGAGTTCAAGCGCACGGTGAATTCGGTCGGCATCGATTGCCCGCGTTCCGACATCGCGACGTCGTACGAGCAGGCCTGCCGCGTGCTCGAGGTCATCCCGCTGCCAGCCTGCATTCGCCCGGCGTACACGCTCGGTGGCACGGGCGGCGGCATGGCGCACAATGCGGCCGAATTCGAAGCGCTCGTCCGGGACGGGCTGGCGCAGTCGCCCATCGGGCAGGTGCTGATCGAGGAGGACCTCACCGGCTGGAAGGAGTTCGAGCTCGAGATGATGCGCGACCGCCGCGACAACGTGGTGGTCGTCTGCTCCATTGAGAACCTGGACCCGATGGGTGTTCACACCGGCGACTCGGTGACGGTGGCGCCGGCGCAGACGCTGACCGACAGGGAATACCAGCGCATGCGCGACGCCGCCATCGCGATCATGCGGGCGGTGGGCGTGGACACCGGCGGGTCGAACATTCAGTTCGCGGTGCATCCGCAAACCGGGCGGATGCTGGCGATCGAGATGAACCCGCGCGTGTCGCGCTCGTCCGCGCTGGCATCGAAGGCGACCGGCTATCCGATCGCCAAGATCGCGACCAAGCTGGCGATCGGCTACACACTCGACGAGCTGCACAACGACATCACGCGGAACACGTCGGCGTGCTTCGAGCCGTCGATCGACTACTGTGTCGTGAAGATGCCGCGCTTCGCGTTCGAGAAATTCCCCGAGGCGGACGAGACGCTTACGACGTCGATGAAGTCGGTGGGCGAGGCCATGGCCATCGGCCGCACGTTCAAGGAGGCGTTTCAGAAAGCGATCCGCTCGATGGAGATCAAGCGCCCTGGGTATGGTCTGCACCCGGGCGACAAGTGGTTCGATGCGCTCCAACCCGAAGCCGCGACGAGCGAGCCGGACGTTGTCTGGATCGATGCGTTCGGGCACGAATCGGGGCCGCAGGGCGCGTTCGGGGGCACGTCGCTCAGCGAGCCGCCGGCCGACACGCAAGAGCACGCCGTGACGCATTGGCCGGTGCCGGCGGACGTGCTGGAGCAAAAGCTCCGCACGCCGTGCCAGGGCCGGTTGTACTACATCCGCTACGCATTCAAGCTGGGCTGGACCGTCGAGCAAATTCATGCGCTGACACACATCGACCCCTGGTTCCTCGATCAGCTCGCCGACCTGGTGGAGTTTGAAGAGCGGCTGCTGCGCACGCCGACCGGCAATGGCGGCGGGCTGCGGACGACGCCGGAGCTGGTGCAGACCTATCAGCAGGCCAAGGCGCGCGGCTACAGCGACGCGCAGCTCGGGCACATCTGGCGGCTGGAGGCGGCGGCGCTGCGGCGGTTGCGGCAGCAGCTCGACCGGCCGAAGTTCAAGCTGGTGGACACGTGCGCGGCGGAGTTCGAGGCGCAGACGCCGTACTACTACTCGACGCACGAACGTCCGCTGGCACAGGTGGTCCGCAGTGCGGACGCCGTCCGCGAGCTGCGCCGCCTGCACGAGTCGGGCCGCAAGACGGACCTGGGGGTGGCGATTCGCGGGCTGGGCATCGATGGTGCGTATCGCGCCCGTCCGCTCGACGACGAGCACGTGCTGGTCGAGTTGCATGACGACGAGCTGCGCGCGACGGACAAGCCGAAGGTCGTGATCCTCGGCGGCGGGCCAAACCGCATCGGGCAGGGGATCGAGTTCGATTACTGCTGCGTGCACGCGGCGCTGGCGGCGCGCGCCCAGGGTTTCGAGACGGTAATGATCAACTCGAACCCGGAGACGGTCAGCACGGACTACGACATCAGCGACCTGCTGTTCTTCGAGCCACTCACGCATGAGGACGTGCTCAACATTTGCGAGCGCTTGAACGGCCAGCCGTTCGGCGCCAACGCGACAGGCAATCGCGTGGTGGGCGTCGTCGTCCAGTTCGGCGGGCAGACGCCGCTGAACCTCGCCGCCGGGCTGCAGGAGGCACACGTGCCGATCCTCGGGACGACGCCGGGCAGCATTCACCTGGCGGAGGACCGCGAGCGTTTCCAGCAGATGCTGCAGGAACTGGGCCTGCGGCAGCCGGCGAACGGCATCGCGTTCTCGCGCGGCCAGGCGGCGGAGGTCGCCGAGCGGCTCGGCTACCCCGTGCTGGTCCGACCGTCGTACGTGCTCGGCGGGCGCGGCATGCAGGTCTGCAACCACGCGGGCGACGTGAACCGCTACATCGACGGCGCGCTGGGGGCGACGGATCGCGAGGTGCAACTCAGCCGGTCGAGCCCGATCCTGATCGAGAAATTCCTGCTCGATGCGATCGAGGTGGACGTGGACGCGATCGCCGACTACGGCTACCCGGGGCGCGATCCGTCCAGTGGGCGCTGCGACATTTGCGGCATCATGGAGCACATCGAGGAGGCCGGCATACACAGCGGCGACAGTTGCTGCGTGCTGCCGCCGTACTCGCTGTCGCCGGCGCTGGTGGACGAGCTGAAGTACCAGGTGAAAGTCATGGCCCGCCGACTGGGCGTGTGCGGGCTGATGAACGTGCAGTTCGCGATTCAGGGCGGTACGGTCTACGTGATCGAGGTCAACCCGCGCGCGTCGCGAACGATTCCGTTCGTGAGCAAGGCCACGGGCGTGCCGTGGGCGCAGATCGCGACGCAGGTGATGCTGGGCCGCTCGCTCGACGAGGCCCTGGCGCGCACGAATCTCCCCGCGGCGACGGTGGTCGCGGGCACGCCGGCCGGGCGGCGCGCCGATGCACGGGCCACGTCCGCGGCGGCGCCGCGTCATTTCGCGGTGAAGGCGCCGGTGTTTCCGTTCAAGAAGCTGCAGACGGTGGACTTTGCGCTGGGGCCGGAGATGAAGAGCACCGGCGAAGTCATGGGCATCGATCCGAGCTATGCGCTGGCGTTTGCGAAGGCGCTGCTGGCGGCGGGGCTGCGGCTGCCGACGACGGGGCGGGTGCTGGTCAGCGTGTGCGACGCCGACAAGCCGCGCGTCATCTCGATTGCGCGCGAGCTGCACGAGCTGGGATTCGAGATCTTCTCGACGCTGAAGACGCGCGACGTGCTGCTGGAGCATCACATTCCGGCGGTGCTGGTTTCCAAGCATGACGGGCGGGGTGCGCCGTTCCTGCTCGAGAAGATCAACGCCCGCGAGCTCGATCTGCTGATCAACACGCCGATCCACACGGGCAGCGCGACGGAAGAAGGCCGCTGGCGGGTCGCGTCCATTCGCCTGGGCATTCCGCTGATTACGACGCTGGCCGGGGCCCGCGCCGCGGTCGATGCCATCAAGGCCTTGCGGGCGCAGAAGATGGAGGTCGCGGCGCTGCAGGACTATCTCAGCGGCGGCTGGCCGGCCCGCGCGGTGGTCGCGGCACCGGAGGGAGTGCACTGA